In one window of Musa acuminata AAA Group cultivar baxijiao chromosome BXJ3-2, Cavendish_Baxijiao_AAA, whole genome shotgun sequence DNA:
- the LOC135631270 gene encoding uncharacterized protein LOC135631270, protein MRVVDGKGGLLVAVRRLSQWPARGSGCHSSHAEVVTGSTAWLGRGLACVCAQRREIDGRLLLNLTPSQEECLRRLQNRIIVTYDSSNKEHQEALWALWYYAYPGVELHGLISNQWKEMGWQGKDPSTDFRGGGFISLENLLFFAKNYPKSFHALLRKQEGVRAMWEYPFSVAGVNITFMLIQMFDLQAGRPRSMVGAIFLKLLLENERAFDMLYCITFKMMDQQWLAMHASYMDFNLVMKSTRRQLERELLLEDTQRIEDMPSYRLLKR, encoded by the exons ATGCGAGTGGTCGACGGGAAGGGTGGGCTGTTGGTGGCGGTGAGAAGGTTGTCACAGTGGCCGGCTCGAGGGAGCGGGTGCCATTCCTCGCACG CTGAGGTCGTGACAGGATCGACAGCTTGGCTTGGCAGAGGTCTGGCATGCGTTTGTGCCCAAAGAAGAGAGATTGATGGCCGTCTATTATTAAATTTGACCCCTTCTCAG gaggaatGTTTGCGAAGGTTACAAAACCGAATTATTGTTACTTATGATAGTTCAAATAAAGAGCATCAG GAAGCACTATGGGCCCTCTGGTATTATGCTTATCCTGGAGTGGAACTCCATGGTCTCATATCTAACCAGTGGAAGGAAATGGGATGGCAGGGAAAAGATCCATCAACTGATTTCAG AGGAGGTGGTTTCATATCTTTGGAAAATCTATTATTCTTTGCCAAAAACTATCCT AAATCCTTCCATGCTCTTCTCCGAAAGCAAGAGGGTGTCAGAGCCATGTGGGAATATCCATTTTCTGTAGCTGGTGTAAATATTACATTCATGCTCATACAGATGTTTGATCTTCAAGCTG GAAGACCAAGGTCGATGGTTGGAGCAATTTTCCTAAAGCTACTTTTAG AAAATGAGCGAGCTTTTGACATGTTGTACTGCATAACTTTCAAGATGATGGATCAGCAATGGCTTGCCATGCATGCCTCCTACATGGATTTCAAT CTGGTTATGAAGTCAACGCGTCGTCAACTTGAACGAGAGCTCCTCTTGGAAGACACCCAAAGAATCGAGGACATGCCTTCCTACAGACTCCTCAAACGTTAG